A section of the Carassius carassius chromosome 17, fCarCar2.1, whole genome shotgun sequence genome encodes:
- the LOC132161057 gene encoding serine protease 27-like isoform X3, protein MWRLTCVTLTLLMCAQGSLSQLNVCGQAPLNTRIVGGVNAPDGSWPWQVSLHSSVYGGHFCGGSLINNEWVLTAAHCLPAVSTSSLRVYLGRRTQQGVNANEIRRNVRTKIVHPSYNSRTSDNDIALLRLSSTVTFNNYIRPVCLAAQSSTFLSGTSSWITGWGDVRAGVSLPSPGILQETLVPVVDNVRCNALLGSGSVTSNMICAGLTKGGKDTCQGDSGGPMVSRQCTVWVQSGITSWGLGCADPNTPGVYTRVSRYQSWITNTIGQNLPGFVAFNPPTSCSSASLTSTSCRGRCNEKYNSRSRCNCNTNCSLNCCQDYRQRCAM, encoded by the exons TTTGTGGACAGGCTCCTCTAAACACTCGTATTGTGGGTGGTGTGAACGCACCTGATGGGTCGTGGCCGTGGCAGGTCAGTCTGCATAGCAGTGTCTATGGAGGTCATTTTTGCGGAGGCTCCCTCATCAACAATGAATGGGTGCTGACAGCAGCTCATTGTTTACCTGC TGTCAGCACATCCAGTCTGCGTGTGTATTTGGGAAGGAGGACACAGCAGGGAGTCAATGCTAATGAAATCAGAAGAAATGTGAGAACAAAAATCGTTCACCCCTCTTATAACAGCAGAACAAGCGACAATGACATCGCTCTGCTCCGGctgtcctccacagtcacctTTAATAACTATATTAGACCCGTGTGTCTGGCGGCCCAGAGCAGCACCTTCCTTTCTGGCACCAGCAGCTGGATCACAGGCTGGGGAGATGTTCGAGCTggag TGAGTTTACCATCTCCTGGGATCCTGCAGGAGACTTTGGTTCCAGTGGTGGACAATGTTCGATGCAATGCTTTGCTGGGTTCTGGATCTGTTACCAGCAACATGATTTGTGCTGGTTTAACAAAGGGAGGCAAAGACACCTGCCAG GGGGATTCTGGAGGTCCAATGGTGAGCAGGCAGTGCACAGTGTGGGTTCAGTCTGGTATCACCAGCTGGGGTCTTGGCTGTGCTGATCCCAACACTCCTGGTGTTTACACCCGCGTGTCTCGATATCAGAGTTGGATCACCAACACTATTGGTCAGAACCTGCCAGGATTTGTTGCCTTCAACCCACCGACCTCATGCTCATCTGCCAGCCTAA CCTCAACCTCCTGTAGAGGGAGATGCAATGAGAAGTACAACAGTCGCTCTCGCTGCAACTGCAATACTAACTGCAGTTTAAACTGCTGCCAAGATTACAGACAGCGTTGTGCCA TGTGA
- the LOC132161057 gene encoding serine protease 27-like isoform X1: MWRLTCVTLILLVCAKGSLSQLNVCGQAPLNTRIVGGVNAPDGSWPWQVSLHSSVYGGHFCGGSLINNEWVLTAAHCLPAVSTSSLRVYLGRRTQQGVNANEIRRNVRTKIVHPSYNSRTSDNDIALLRLSSTVTFNNYIRPVCLAAQSSTFLSGTSSWITGWGDVRAGVSLPSPGILQETLVPVVDNVRCNALLGSGSVTSNMICAGLTKGGKDTCQGDSGGPMVSRQCTVWVQSGITSWGLGCADPNTPGVYTRVSRYQSWITNTIGQNLPGFVAFNPPTSCSSASLTSTSCRGRCNEKYNSRSRCNCNTNCSLNCCQDYRQRCAM; the protein is encoded by the exons ATGTGGAGATTAACGTGTGTCACTTTGATCCTGCTTGTGTGTGCCAAAG GTTCACTTTCTCAGCTGAATG TTTGTGGACAGGCTCCTCTAAACACTCGTATTGTGGGTGGTGTGAACGCACCTGATGGGTCGTGGCCGTGGCAGGTCAGTCTGCATAGCAGTGTCTATGGAGGTCATTTTTGCGGAGGCTCCCTCATCAACAATGAATGGGTGCTGACAGCAGCTCATTGTTTACCTGC TGTCAGCACATCCAGTCTGCGTGTGTATTTGGGAAGGAGGACACAGCAGGGAGTCAATGCTAATGAAATCAGAAGAAATGTGAGAACAAAAATCGTTCACCCCTCTTATAACAGCAGAACAAGCGACAATGACATCGCTCTGCTCCGGctgtcctccacagtcacctTTAATAACTATATTAGACCCGTGTGTCTGGCGGCCCAGAGCAGCACCTTCCTTTCTGGCACCAGCAGCTGGATCACAGGCTGGGGAGATGTTCGAGCTggag TGAGTTTACCATCTCCTGGGATCCTGCAGGAGACTTTGGTTCCAGTGGTGGACAATGTTCGATGCAATGCTTTGCTGGGTTCTGGATCTGTTACCAGCAACATGATTTGTGCTGGTTTAACAAAGGGAGGCAAAGACACCTGCCAG GGGGATTCTGGAGGTCCAATGGTGAGCAGGCAGTGCACAGTGTGGGTTCAGTCTGGTATCACCAGCTGGGGTCTTGGCTGTGCTGATCCCAACACTCCTGGTGTTTACACCCGCGTGTCTCGATATCAGAGTTGGATCACCAACACTATTGGTCAGAACCTGCCAGGATTTGTTGCCTTCAACCCACCGACCTCATGCTCATCTGCCAGCCTAA CCTCAACCTCCTGTAGAGGGAGATGCAATGAGAAGTACAACAGTCGCTCTCGCTGCAACTGCAATACTAACTGCAGTTTAAACTGCTGCCAAGATTACAGACAGCGTTGTGCCA TGTGA